A region from the Clavibacter sp. A6099 genome encodes:
- a CDS encoding DUF1684 domain-containing protein, producing MPSAVTALHVADWRRRTHEMYAEVRWVAQTDPGAAHDLWRRTRDDMFRSHPATPLLPEHRDGFDRLDVKDYDPAWRFELEIQDDRGVERHDVETGTDGVVPFELLGSVHLPATEGRDAGSLDVWRLASYGGGLHLPVKDASHRREGGTYGGGRYLLDTVKGSDLGPGAPGSIVVDLNFAYNPSCAYDPAWACPLAPAGNVLGFEVPVGEMGFSPA from the coding sequence ATGCCCTCCGCCGTCACCGCCCTCCACGTCGCCGACTGGCGCCGCCGCACGCACGAGATGTACGCGGAGGTGCGCTGGGTCGCGCAGACGGATCCGGGCGCCGCGCACGACCTCTGGCGCCGTACGCGTGACGACATGTTCCGCAGCCACCCCGCGACGCCGCTCCTGCCCGAGCACCGCGACGGCTTCGACCGCCTGGACGTCAAGGACTACGACCCGGCCTGGCGGTTCGAGCTGGAGATCCAGGACGACCGCGGCGTCGAGCGCCACGACGTCGAGACCGGCACCGACGGCGTCGTCCCGTTCGAGCTGCTCGGATCCGTGCACCTGCCCGCCACCGAGGGCCGCGACGCCGGCAGCCTCGACGTCTGGCGCCTCGCCAGCTACGGCGGCGGCCTGCACCTGCCCGTCAAGGACGCGTCGCACCGGCGCGAGGGCGGCACCTACGGGGGCGGCCGCTACCTGCTCGACACGGTCAAGGGATCCGACCTCGGCCCGGGCGCGCCGGGCTCGATCGTGGTCGACCTCAACTTCGCCTACAACCCGTCCTGCGCCTACGACCCGGCCTGGGCCTGCCCCCTCGCGCCGGCCGGCAACGTGCTCGGATTCGAGGTCCCCGTCGGCGAGATGGGCTTCTCCCCGGCCTGA
- a CDS encoding spermidine synthase, with the protein MPEHPSTVLSLSGHRAVIEPDRFVPGAYQLVVDGTPQSHVNMDDPGELFFEYVQRMGHVIDLVGDPGQPITALHLGAGALTIPRYVEATRPGSRQQVIELEQDLVDLVREHLPWSRKASIRLRYGDAREVMGRLPEGLRGAVDLVVVDVFSGARTPAHITSRDFYADAAAFLAPGGIMTVNVADGHGLRFARGQAATIQDVLPHVAALAETQVLKGRRFGNVVFAASATPLPFDFVPRLLAGGPHPAKVVEGRELADFIAGASVVTDATAVPSPSPARSVFQTKP; encoded by the coding sequence ATGCCCGAGCACCCGTCGACCGTCCTGTCCCTGAGCGGGCACCGGGCCGTCATCGAGCCCGACAGGTTCGTGCCGGGCGCGTACCAGCTCGTGGTCGACGGCACCCCCCAGTCGCACGTCAACATGGACGACCCGGGCGAGCTCTTCTTCGAGTACGTGCAGCGCATGGGGCACGTCATCGACCTCGTCGGGGATCCCGGACAGCCGATCACCGCTCTGCACCTCGGCGCCGGCGCGCTCACCATCCCGCGGTACGTCGAGGCGACCCGGCCGGGATCCCGCCAGCAGGTCATCGAGCTCGAGCAGGACCTCGTGGACCTCGTGCGCGAGCACCTGCCCTGGTCGCGGAAGGCCTCCATCCGGCTCCGCTACGGCGACGCGCGCGAGGTGATGGGGCGGCTGCCGGAGGGCCTCCGCGGAGCCGTCGACCTCGTCGTGGTGGACGTCTTCAGCGGCGCCCGCACACCCGCCCACATCACGAGCCGCGACTTCTACGCGGACGCGGCGGCGTTCCTCGCGCCCGGCGGGATCATGACCGTGAACGTCGCCGACGGCCACGGCCTGCGCTTCGCGCGCGGGCAGGCCGCCACCATCCAGGACGTGCTGCCGCACGTGGCCGCGCTCGCCGAGACACAGGTGCTGAAGGGCAGGCGGTTCGGCAACGTCGTGTTCGCCGCGTCCGCGACGCCGCTGCCCTTCGACTTCGTGCCGCGCCTGCTCGCCGGGGGCCCGCACCCCGCCAAGGTCGTCGAGGGCCGCGAGCTCGCCGACTTCATCGCCGGCGCGTCCGTGGTGACCGACGCCACGGCCGTCCCGTCCCCCTCCCCCGCCCGCAGCGTCTTCCAGACGAAGCCATGA
- a CDS encoding 2-phosphosulfolactate phosphatase produces the protein MTSSADAAHPDPSTQARYQVRLDGGVAGARRIAAGADVIVWVDALPSVPPPTAARRDEVLATMPARPAVVSAGLADAPAVADWILALQTALGRRAYVAVVAAGAVEADGSWRACAEDQLAAGAVVDALAALGIDAASPEAAVTCAAYQQLRPAVGHLVTASVSARRLDAAGHDGLVAQALAAGPVDVVVHRLHRDA, from the coding sequence GTGACCTCCTCCGCTGACGCCGCGCACCCCGACCCGTCGACGCAGGCCCGCTACCAGGTCCGGCTCGACGGCGGCGTGGCCGGCGCCCGCCGCATCGCGGCAGGGGCCGACGTCATCGTCTGGGTCGACGCCCTGCCCTCCGTCCCGCCGCCCACGGCCGCCCGACGCGACGAGGTCCTCGCGACCATGCCCGCGCGCCCGGCCGTCGTGAGCGCCGGGCTCGCCGACGCCCCGGCCGTCGCCGACTGGATCCTCGCCCTCCAGACCGCGCTCGGCCGCCGCGCGTACGTCGCCGTCGTCGCCGCGGGCGCCGTGGAGGCCGACGGATCCTGGCGCGCCTGCGCCGAGGACCAGCTCGCCGCGGGCGCCGTGGTCGACGCGCTCGCCGCACTGGGGATCGACGCCGCGTCGCCCGAGGCCGCCGTCACGTGCGCCGCGTACCAGCAGCTCCGGCCGGCCGTCGGGCACCTGGTCACCGCGAGCGTCTCCGCGCGTCGGCTCGACGCCGCGGGACACGACGGGCTGGTCGCCCAGGCGCTCGCCGCAGGCCCCGTCGACGTCGTCGTGCACCGCCTGCACCGCGACGCCTGA
- a CDS encoding MBL fold metallo-hydrolase → MSAPWHVSPGGPSHVHVAGDVEIRKASVGPMDNDAYLLTDLDSGERLLVDAAADVDRLLALVEEPDPVGRLAVVVTTHGHADHHGALAAVLDATGASSAVGDADAGDLPVDADRRLADGDRVAFGGVTLEVVALRGHTPGSVALVLQPGDGSTHLFTGDSLFPGGVGNTQGDAGRFAQLLDDVEERLFARFSDDAHVHPGHGDSTTLGAERGSLAAWRSRGW, encoded by the coding sequence ATGAGCGCACCCTGGCACGTGTCCCCCGGCGGCCCCTCGCACGTGCACGTGGCGGGCGACGTGGAGATCCGGAAGGCGTCCGTCGGGCCCATGGACAACGACGCGTACCTCCTCACCGACCTCGACTCCGGCGAGCGCCTGCTCGTCGACGCGGCGGCCGACGTCGACCGGCTGCTCGCCCTCGTGGAGGAGCCGGATCCCGTGGGCCGCCTCGCCGTCGTCGTCACGACGCACGGGCACGCCGACCACCACGGCGCGCTCGCGGCCGTGCTCGACGCGACCGGCGCATCCTCGGCCGTGGGCGACGCGGACGCGGGCGACCTGCCCGTTGACGCCGACCGGCGGCTCGCGGACGGCGACCGGGTGGCGTTCGGCGGCGTCACGCTCGAGGTCGTCGCCCTCCGCGGCCACACGCCGGGGAGCGTCGCGCTCGTGCTGCAGCCGGGCGACGGCAGCACGCACCTCTTCACGGGCGACTCGCTCTTCCCCGGCGGCGTCGGGAACACACAGGGCGACGCCGGCCGGTTCGCCCAGCTGCTCGACGACGTGGAGGAGCGCCTGTTCGCGCGCTTCTCGGACGACGCGCACGTGCACCCCGGCCACGGCGACTCGACGACGCTCGGGGCGGAGCGCGGATCCCTCGCCGCGTGGCGCTCGCGCGGCTGGTGA
- a CDS encoding DEAD/DEAH box helicase: MTTDTFGALGVPAPLVSALTANGITTPFPIQVDTLPDTLNGRDVLGRGKTGSGKTLAFAIPMIARLGGGLAGGRRRPGRPLGLILAPTRELATQITAAMAPLAEAYNLTTTTIFGGVSQQRQVAALKAGVDVVVACPGRLEDLMKQGFVNLDAVEITVLDEADHMADLGFLPVVTRILDKTPNTGQRMLFSATLDNGVDKLVRRYLHDQVLHSVDEANSPVAAMTHHVFEATDVEAKRLLVQKLAGGTGRRILFMRTKHHAKKLAKQLTDAGIPSVDLHGNLSQVARDRNLAAFSAGDVKVLVATDVAARGVHVDDIELVIHVDPPAEHKAYLHRSGRTARAGSAGDVVTIMLPAQRKDVQLLMRKADIHVTPQQVTESSPAVAELTGAVAAYVKPAPRETKSVRESTQRQSQGGRANGGGRSQGANAQRKRAARDGAPVGGGRREGAASGRRDGASGGQRGGAPRNFSTSSEGFGGGSSVGTARPRQERPAASGGASAGGRERTHRRVSSGR, encoded by the coding sequence ATGACCACTGACACCTTCGGCGCGCTCGGCGTGCCCGCCCCCCTCGTCTCCGCCCTCACGGCGAACGGCATCACGACGCCGTTCCCCATCCAGGTGGACACGCTCCCCGACACCCTGAACGGCCGCGACGTGCTCGGCCGCGGCAAGACGGGCTCCGGAAAGACGCTGGCGTTCGCCATCCCGATGATCGCGCGCCTCGGCGGCGGTCTCGCCGGCGGCCGTCGTCGTCCGGGCCGCCCGCTCGGCCTGATCCTCGCGCCGACCCGCGAGCTCGCCACGCAGATCACGGCCGCCATGGCGCCGCTGGCCGAGGCGTACAACCTCACCACCACCACGATCTTCGGCGGCGTCTCGCAGCAGCGCCAGGTCGCGGCCCTCAAGGCCGGCGTCGACGTGGTCGTGGCCTGCCCCGGCCGCCTCGAGGACCTCATGAAGCAGGGCTTCGTGAACCTCGACGCCGTGGAGATCACCGTGCTCGACGAGGCCGACCACATGGCCGACCTGGGCTTCCTGCCCGTCGTCACGCGGATCCTCGACAAGACCCCGAACACCGGCCAGCGCATGCTGTTCTCCGCCACGCTCGACAACGGCGTGGACAAGCTCGTCCGCCGCTACCTGCACGACCAGGTGCTGCACTCCGTCGACGAGGCGAACTCGCCCGTCGCCGCCATGACGCACCACGTGTTCGAGGCGACCGACGTCGAGGCCAAGCGCCTCCTCGTCCAGAAGCTCGCCGGCGGCACCGGCCGTCGCATCCTCTTCATGCGCACCAAGCACCACGCGAAGAAGCTCGCGAAGCAGCTCACCGACGCGGGCATCCCGTCGGTTGACCTGCACGGCAACCTGTCGCAGGTGGCCCGCGACCGCAACCTCGCGGCGTTCTCCGCGGGCGACGTCAAGGTCCTCGTGGCCACCGACGTCGCGGCGCGCGGCGTGCACGTCGACGACATCGAGCTCGTGATCCACGTCGACCCGCCGGCCGAGCACAAGGCGTACCTGCACCGCTCGGGACGCACGGCGCGCGCGGGCTCCGCGGGCGACGTCGTCACGATCATGCTGCCGGCGCAGCGCAAGGACGTGCAGCTCCTGATGCGCAAGGCCGACATCCACGTCACGCCGCAGCAGGTCACCGAGTCCTCCCCCGCCGTGGCCGAGCTGACGGGCGCCGTCGCGGCGTACGTCAAGCCCGCGCCGCGCGAGACGAAGTCGGTCCGCGAGTCCACCCAGCGCCAGTCGCAGGGCGGCCGCGCGAACGGCGGCGGACGCTCGCAGGGCGCCAACGCGCAGCGCAAGCGCGCGGCCCGCGACGGCGCGCCCGTCGGCGGCGGCCGTCGCGAAGGTGCCGCATCGGGTCGCCGCGACGGCGCATCGGGCGGACAGCGCGGAGGCGCGCCCCGGAACTTCAGCACCTCGTCCGAGGGCTTCGGCGGCGGCTCGTCCGTCGGCACCGCGCGTCCCCGCCAGGAGCGCCCCGCCGCGTCCGGCGGCGCCTCGGCCGGCGGCCGCGAGCGCACCCACCGCCGCGTCTCCAGCGGACGCTAG
- a CDS encoding NUDIX hydrolase family protein, translating into MTVRTPDPNIPDPNSGWLSDVELAQIRQRLPLLYVEAVPVRVDGMGQVKDIGVLLRATVTGQMTRMLVSGRVMYGETLRDALFRHLEKDLGPMAFPQLPASPTPFSVAEYFPFPGASPYTDDRQHAVSLAYVVPVTGTCDPRQDALEITWMTPEEAASDAVSADMEGGRGALLRAALASVGVLP; encoded by the coding sequence ATGACCGTTCGCACCCCGGACCCGAACATCCCCGACCCGAACTCCGGCTGGCTGTCGGACGTGGAGCTCGCGCAGATCCGGCAGCGGCTGCCCCTCCTCTACGTGGAGGCCGTGCCCGTGCGGGTCGACGGCATGGGCCAGGTGAAGGACATCGGCGTGCTGCTGCGCGCCACGGTCACCGGGCAGATGACCCGCATGCTCGTCTCCGGCCGCGTGATGTACGGCGAGACCCTGCGCGACGCGCTCTTTCGTCACCTCGAGAAGGACCTCGGGCCGATGGCGTTCCCGCAGCTCCCCGCGAGCCCGACGCCGTTCTCGGTCGCCGAGTACTTCCCGTTCCCCGGCGCGAGCCCGTACACCGACGACCGGCAGCACGCCGTGTCGCTCGCGTACGTGGTGCCGGTCACCGGCACGTGCGATCCGCGCCAGGACGCGCTCGAGATCACGTGGATGACGCCCGAGGAGGCGGCGTCCGACGCGGTCTCGGCCGACATGGAGGGCGGCCGGGGCGCGCTGCTCCGCGCGGCCCTCGCCTCGGTGGGCGTGCTGCCCTAG
- a CDS encoding CGNR zinc finger domain-containing protein, with protein sequence MSRAPGSERPTGQWITDPDGLRWFLDTGAVSLDLAYTGALGDPEPRETLPDAAALGAWLSEHLAPVSEPGERDLADARTLRQAIGDIAAAIADGGEPSPRDVDVLNLYAATPDLPPALSGGSRQAGRALARPAQALASAARDAVAVFGAGSERIHRCSADDCTVLYLDTTRSGTRRWCSMRRCGNRAKVRAHRARQLRERRTGIPARVAPVRPATSPGYDDGPGA encoded by the coding sequence GTGAGCCGGGCGCCGGGATCCGAGCGGCCCACCGGCCAGTGGATCACCGACCCCGACGGGCTGCGCTGGTTCCTCGACACGGGCGCCGTGAGCCTCGACCTCGCGTACACGGGCGCGCTCGGGGATCCTGAGCCGCGCGAGACGCTGCCCGACGCGGCGGCGCTCGGCGCGTGGCTGAGCGAGCATCTCGCGCCCGTCTCGGAGCCCGGCGAACGCGACCTCGCGGACGCCCGCACGCTCCGGCAGGCGATCGGCGACATCGCGGCGGCCATCGCCGACGGCGGCGAGCCGTCGCCGCGGGACGTCGACGTGCTCAACCTCTACGCGGCCACGCCCGACCTGCCGCCCGCGCTCAGCGGCGGATCCCGCCAGGCCGGCCGCGCGCTCGCCCGGCCCGCGCAGGCGCTCGCGTCGGCGGCGCGCGACGCGGTGGCCGTGTTCGGGGCGGGATCAGAGCGGATCCACCGCTGCTCCGCCGACGACTGCACCGTCCTCTACCTCGACACCACGCGCTCGGGCACCCGGCGCTGGTGCTCGATGCGGCGCTGCGGCAACCGCGCGAAGGTGCGCGCCCACCGCGCCAGGCAGCTGCGGGAGCGGCGCACGGGAATCCCGGCGCGCGTGGCGCCGGTGCGTCCCGCGACCTCCCCCGGGTACGACGACGGCCCGGGAGCCTGA
- a CDS encoding TetR/AcrR family transcriptional regulator has product MTRAALATRGPYRKGVERRELLIRTAIEVFAEQGYRSSSLREIASRAEITPAGLLHHFSGKEELLLAVLERREERLAAAIELHRPRSVAEHAAVVIADGEQSACLTRVIAVVSSEASAAGHPLHELFRERRARELERITAGVVVDQARGLIDPHLDPEAAAAVVLSAMDGLHVQRCYGVGAGASQAFEDLRRHYLEPPQFAERAAAV; this is encoded by the coding sequence ATGACTCGTGCCGCCCTCGCCACCCGTGGCCCGTACCGCAAGGGCGTGGAGCGCAGAGAGCTCCTCATCCGCACCGCCATCGAGGTCTTCGCCGAGCAGGGGTACCGCAGCAGCTCGCTGCGCGAGATCGCGTCCCGGGCCGAGATCACGCCGGCCGGCCTGCTGCACCACTTCAGCGGCAAGGAGGAGCTGCTGCTCGCCGTGCTCGAGCGCCGCGAGGAGCGCCTCGCCGCGGCCATCGAGCTGCACCGGCCGCGGAGCGTCGCCGAGCACGCGGCCGTGGTCATCGCGGACGGAGAGCAGAGCGCCTGCCTCACGCGCGTCATCGCCGTCGTCTCGTCGGAGGCCTCGGCCGCCGGCCACCCGCTGCACGAGCTCTTCCGCGAGCGCCGCGCGCGCGAGCTCGAGCGCATCACCGCGGGCGTCGTCGTCGACCAGGCGCGCGGCCTCATCGACCCCCACCTCGACCCGGAGGCGGCGGCCGCCGTCGTGCTCTCCGCCATGGACGGCCTGCACGTGCAGCGCTGCTACGGCGTCGGCGCGGGCGCCAGCCAGGCCTTCGAGGACCTCCGCCGGCACTACCTCGAGCCGCCGCAGTTCGCGGAGCGGGCCGCGGCCGTCTGA
- a CDS encoding alpha/beta hydrolase → MTALPLDPDAVLWSASTAELADRPLLVLLHGYGSHEGDLFGLSPYLPLGPVVASLRAPIALQGGFAWFPIVPGSTGDPDPDAADAAAQGVLDWLDALPVPPRSVGLLGFSQGGATALQLLRLAPGRFSYAVQLSGFSVRGEHAGDATLTAAPTPVFWGRGTADQVIPDAAVARTSAWIGTHTDLTERIYEDLPHSVSAPELRDVSAFIREHAG, encoded by the coding sequence GTGACCGCTCTCCCGCTGGATCCCGACGCCGTCCTCTGGTCGGCCTCCACCGCCGAGCTCGCCGACCGGCCGCTGCTCGTGCTGCTGCACGGCTACGGATCGCACGAGGGCGACCTCTTCGGGCTGTCGCCGTACCTGCCGCTCGGGCCGGTGGTCGCGTCGCTGCGCGCGCCGATCGCGCTGCAGGGCGGGTTCGCGTGGTTCCCGATCGTGCCCGGATCCACCGGCGACCCGGATCCGGACGCCGCCGACGCCGCCGCCCAGGGCGTGCTCGACTGGCTCGACGCGCTGCCGGTGCCGCCGCGATCCGTCGGCCTCCTCGGCTTCAGCCAGGGCGGCGCGACCGCGCTCCAGCTGCTGCGGCTCGCGCCCGGCCGGTTCTCGTACGCGGTGCAGCTCAGCGGGTTCTCGGTGCGCGGCGAGCACGCGGGGGACGCGACGCTGACGGCCGCGCCGACGCCGGTGTTCTGGGGCCGCGGCACGGCCGACCAGGTGATCCCGGACGCGGCCGTCGCGCGCACGAGCGCGTGGATCGGCACCCACACCGACCTCACCGAGCGCATCTACGAGGACCTCCCGCACTCGGTCTCGGCGCCGGAGCTGCGGGACGTGTCGGCGTTCATCCGGGAGCACGCGGGCTGA
- a CDS encoding SprT-like domain-containing protein, with product MADLARVRIWADALIALHLDPSWTFAFDHARTRAGACHYGDKRITVSRHLAGRFEDDEIHQVLLHEVAHALAGSRAGHGPKWKKVAAELGYEGSRLHSGAVAEELAPWVGACPAGHAHFRYRKPTRPLACGLCSKRFDRAHLIAWTKREVPSGAAASAAGRREGAA from the coding sequence GTGGCTGACCTCGCCCGCGTGCGGATCTGGGCCGATGCCCTGATCGCGCTGCACCTCGACCCCTCGTGGACCTTCGCGTTCGACCACGCACGCACGCGCGCCGGCGCCTGCCACTACGGCGACAAGCGCATCACGGTCTCCCGGCACCTGGCGGGGCGGTTCGAGGACGACGAGATCCACCAGGTGCTGCTGCACGAGGTCGCGCACGCGCTCGCCGGATCCCGCGCGGGCCACGGGCCGAAGTGGAAGAAGGTGGCCGCCGAGCTCGGCTACGAGGGATCCCGGCTGCACTCGGGCGCCGTGGCCGAGGAGCTCGCGCCCTGGGTGGGCGCCTGCCCGGCCGGCCACGCGCACTTCCGCTACCGGAAGCCGACGCGGCCGCTCGCCTGCGGGCTGTGCTCGAAGCGGTTCGACAGGGCGCACCTCATCGCGTGGACGAAGCGCGAGGTGCCGTCGGGCGCCGCCGCGTCCGCCGCCGGCCGGCGTGAGGGGGCCGCGTGA
- a CDS encoding PQQ-dependent sugar dehydrogenase, giving the protein MNRRSRTRPARVAALGFAALVALTGCTNDDGSPVDMRATEPPAPSPTSTDAAPAGVAPSGTPTALASDLVSPWSVAELPSGSLLVSERDTSRIVEVLADGTTRVAGTIAGVGPQGEGGLLGIAVREADGGTQLYAYFTSATDNRIVRMDVTGDPGSLGLGTAEDVVTGIPRDTTHNGGRIAFGPDGMLYATTGDANLRDAAQDPISLAGKILRLTPDGQGPQDNPTPGSPVYSMGHRNPQGIAWDAEGNLWAAEFGQDTWDELNLIEPGGNYGWPVVEGATDDAADDAYIDPVRQWATDDASPSGIAISGDTIFMAGLGGQRLWVIRPGAVVTDPIPDDRVTEFYTREFGRIRDVQAAPDGSLRMLTGNTDGRGTPRAGDDKLLRVELMPIQAG; this is encoded by the coding sequence ATGAACCGCCGCTCCCGCACCCGCCCGGCGCGCGTCGCCGCGCTCGGGTTCGCCGCCCTCGTCGCCCTGACGGGATGCACGAACGACGACGGCTCGCCCGTGGACATGCGCGCCACCGAGCCGCCAGCGCCCTCCCCCACCAGCACCGACGCCGCGCCGGCCGGCGTCGCGCCGTCGGGCACGCCGACCGCGCTCGCGTCCGACCTCGTCTCGCCGTGGTCCGTCGCCGAGCTGCCGTCCGGATCCCTGCTCGTCAGCGAGCGCGACACGTCGCGCATCGTGGAGGTGCTGGCCGACGGGACGACGCGGGTCGCCGGCACGATCGCGGGCGTCGGGCCGCAGGGCGAGGGCGGGCTGCTCGGGATCGCGGTGCGCGAGGCCGACGGCGGCACGCAGCTCTACGCCTACTTCACGAGCGCCACCGACAACCGCATCGTGCGCATGGACGTGACGGGCGACCCGGGATCCCTCGGGCTCGGCACGGCCGAGGACGTCGTCACGGGGATCCCGCGTGACACGACCCACAACGGCGGCCGCATCGCGTTCGGCCCCGACGGCATGCTCTACGCCACCACCGGCGACGCGAACCTCCGCGACGCCGCGCAGGACCCGATATCGCTGGCGGGCAAGATCCTCCGCCTCACGCCCGACGGGCAGGGGCCGCAGGACAACCCGACGCCGGGGTCGCCCGTGTACTCGATGGGGCACCGCAACCCGCAGGGGATCGCGTGGGACGCCGAGGGGAACCTCTGGGCGGCGGAGTTCGGGCAGGACACCTGGGACGAGCTGAACCTCATCGAGCCCGGCGGGAACTACGGCTGGCCGGTCGTCGAGGGCGCGACGGACGACGCAGCGGACGACGCGTACATCGACCCCGTCCGCCAGTGGGCCACCGACGACGCGAGCCCGAGCGGCATCGCGATCTCCGGCGACACGATCTTCATGGCGGGCCTCGGCGGCCAGCGCCTCTGGGTGATCCGGCCGGGCGCCGTGGTCACCGACCCCATCCCCGACGACCGCGTCACCGAGTTCTACACGCGCGAGTTCGGCCGGATCCGCGACGTGCAGGCCGCGCCCGACGGCTCGCTGCGCATGCTCACCGGCAACACCGACGGCCGCGGGACGCCGCGCGCGGGCGACGACAAGCTGCTCCGGGTCGAGCTCATGCCGATCCAGGCGGGATAA
- a CDS encoding EVE domain-containing protein — MIRYWVGVVSRDRVLDGLDLGIAQVNRGAREPVERLGEADGFVYYSPRESYPDGQLLRAFTAIGRVADAAPYQGRVGEWRPWRRRMDWDLGAVDAPIRPLVPVLDFTRDSLEWGRKLAPGLLEITRDDFEVIRQAMRRGAPEPSRRVIRGGSGPWTPVASDRDLLR, encoded by the coding sequence ATGATCAGGTACTGGGTGGGCGTCGTCTCGCGCGACCGCGTGCTCGACGGCCTGGACCTCGGCATCGCGCAGGTCAACCGCGGCGCGCGCGAGCCGGTCGAGCGGCTCGGCGAGGCCGACGGGTTCGTCTACTACTCGCCGCGCGAGTCGTACCCCGACGGGCAGCTCCTCCGCGCGTTCACCGCGATCGGCCGGGTCGCCGACGCCGCGCCCTACCAGGGTCGCGTGGGGGAGTGGCGGCCGTGGCGACGGCGGATGGACTGGGACCTCGGCGCCGTCGACGCCCCCATCCGCCCGCTCGTCCCCGTGCTCGACTTCACGCGCGACTCCCTCGAGTGGGGCCGGAAGCTCGCGCCGGGGCTCCTCGAGATCACGCGCGACGACTTCGAGGTGATCCGCCAGGCGATGCGCCGCGGGGCGCCCGAGCCGTCGCGGCGCGTCATCCGCGGAGGATCCGGCCCGTGGACGCCCGTAGCATCGGATCGTGACCTCCTCCGCTGA
- a CDS encoding HD domain-containing protein, which translates to MHAGASSIYSVQTYSRLEHSLGLLAVFSVLQPQQPLLRIAALVHDVGHSPLSHSLEHAMGEDHHRVGDRIIRSLAPLLTEHGVDVDDVLASVSGRGPTPLGRPGAMQPDHLESFVRSAHVHGRSRLWPRELLGRVSIVDGQVATDRETATYLIHLAREEATRQTSPQNVAANAAVRGLAAAGLHGSTAAGTGLEAMTDDELWARLLRHPRTGAHAGLLLTTPEAWRADPDTGAPIPVPREGSAAWPSQEITRLYVEPPLVDGRPAALPDEVLRMRERLPLRYRVTGPPVP; encoded by the coding sequence GTGCACGCCGGGGCCTCCTCGATCTACTCCGTCCAGACGTACTCACGACTCGAGCACTCGCTCGGACTCCTCGCCGTGTTCAGCGTCCTGCAACCGCAGCAGCCCCTGCTCCGGATCGCCGCGCTCGTCCACGATGTCGGCCACTCGCCTCTCAGCCACTCCCTCGAACACGCCATGGGCGAGGACCACCATCGCGTCGGCGACAGGATCATCCGGAGCCTGGCCCCTCTCCTCACCGAGCATGGCGTCGACGTGGACGACGTGCTGGCTTCCGTGAGCGGAAGGGGGCCGACGCCCCTCGGGAGGCCGGGTGCGATGCAGCCGGATCATCTCGAGTCGTTCGTGCGGAGCGCGCACGTCCACGGCCGGTCGCGCCTGTGGCCACGCGAGCTGCTGGGCAGGGTGTCCATCGTCGACGGGCAAGTGGCGACCGACCGGGAGACGGCGACGTACCTCATCCACCTGGCGCGGGAGGAGGCGACGCGGCAGACGTCCCCGCAGAACGTGGCGGCGAACGCGGCCGTGCGAGGACTCGCCGCCGCCGGACTGCACGGGTCGACCGCGGCCGGGACCGGGCTGGAGGCCATGACCGATGACGAGCTGTGGGCCCGGCTGCTGCGGCATCCGCGCACCGGTGCGCATGCCGGACTGCTCCTGACGACGCCGGAGGCATGGCGCGCCGATCCGGACACCGGGGCTCCGATTCCGGTTCCGCGGGAAGGGTCCGCGGCGTGGCCGTCGCAGGAGATCACCCGGCTGTACGTCGAGCCGCCCCTGGTGGACGGCCGTCCGGCGGCGCTGCCCGACGAGGTCCTCCGCATGAGGGAGCGGCTGCCCCTGCGATACCGCGTGACCGGACCGCCGGTCCCGTGA
- a CDS encoding DUF427 domain-containing protein — MKALINGVTVAEAPEDELIEIEGNWYFPPQSVDMSLLAETSTPYHCPWKGDTQYYSVKDGDTVLQDRAWSYPTPIPSSFDRVGRDYSGYVAFWKEVRVSE, encoded by the coding sequence ATGAAGGCACTCATCAACGGCGTCACCGTCGCGGAGGCCCCCGAGGACGAGCTCATCGAGATCGAGGGCAACTGGTACTTCCCGCCCCAGAGCGTCGACATGTCGCTCCTCGCGGAGACCAGCACGCCGTACCACTGCCCGTGGAAGGGCGACACGCAGTACTACTCCGTCAAGGACGGCGACACCGTCCTGCAGGATCGCGCCTGGTCGTACCCGACGCCCATCCCGTCGTCGTTCGACCGCGTCGGCCGCGACTACAGCGGCTACGTCGCGTTCTGGAAGGAGGTCCGCGTCAGCGAGTGA